In Juglans regia cultivar Chandler chromosome 13, Walnut 2.0, whole genome shotgun sequence, the DNA window TGTATGCTTATTGGTGATGGAATACTTACCCCTGCAATCTCAGGTTTGTCTGCTACTTTTGTCTATCTCTGCCTTAGTTAAAATgtggtgtaatttttttattggatttagTATCTTTTAACTTCAAAAATTTGTGCAGTTTTATCAGCAATGGATGGACTAAGAGCACCTTTTCCTTCTATTAATAAATGTAAGTATTTCATCTGCTTCTAGTAACTTTGACACTAGCTTAAGATCCCGTGGGTCTCCTTACTAAGATATTTTAAGatgcaaataaatatttacttataaaaaaaaatgcaaatagtTATTCAAAATCTTGAAGCCACTGGTTTGGAGTTGGCAAAATTTGCAAGACACAATCCTGTTATCTCCTGAATAACCTTGCCTTATTAATCTCTCAAATGAAGAGAAAAGTTAATCATATAATTGCTTCCcctgatcataaaaaataaagatgtttcattataaaattaaaaaaatggaataatCAGTTAGTCTCCTACAACTTCAGTTAAGATTATGCTTTGTTTGCTCATTTTTACATCagtagagaaaaagaaaaaccgtGGAGAATTCATAATAGAACATTATTGGTATTATAGAAATTGATGTATGTTGGAATTTCCCctcatttattaatattcttgTAATAGGTTAACCGAAATACTTGCAGAAAATGAATTGGGTTACATAGGTATCTGTATTTCCATGGCAGTTAGGAAATTATGTTTATGAAGCCTTCTAAACAGGGAAGTCAGCAGTGGGTTATGGAAATCACTCCTCTGACAGATATCTGGACCTCTATCAGAGTTGCAAGATGCTTTGTTATTAAATAGGGTTTAGAAAATTAGAGTCATTCTAATTCCATAACAAACACAATACAGGATAGGGCTTCTGGCTTTAGCAATTAGAGTCATTCAGTTTAAAGGGGagacattaaataaataaataaaaaacaaagagaaatacgagtgaagaagataaataaagtgaaaatatttGGAAGTTAAGTGAAAAATACAGGATAGGGCTTCTGGCTTTAGCCAGGAAACCAAGAACTCCGCATGTTGTGCAGGGAACTTCTGTGACATGGTTTTATTGGTACCAGCTTCCagcctttttctttctcattgagtTCACCTACTTGCCGGTTTGTTATGCTGTTGCAGCTCTGGTGGAGGCACTTTCTGCAGCTGTATTAGTTGTTCTGTTCCTGTTGCAAAAATTTGGTACCTCTCGAGTGAGCTTCTTATTTTCCCCTATCATGGGTGCATGGACCTTGACTACTCCACTCGTTGGAATTTATAGCATTATACATAATTATCCAAGTATCTTCAAGGCTTTATCACCACATTacatctttcatttcttttcgaGAAATGGAAAGGAAGGCTGGCTCTTGCTTGGTGGCACTGTCCTCTGCATCACAGGTGAGCATCatgtttaaataaatatgaaattcaatCATTTTATGCAGGAGAGAAAAGCAATCACGTTAGTTTGAGCTCTTTAAGATTATGATGGCCCAAACCATGTGACAGATCTTATTTTGATGATCATCCTGAACAACTATATCCAGTGTATTCTGAGAAAAATGGCTTAAAGTTATTAAGGATAATGATTTTAGGCAGTTTCAAAAAATGGTGAGAATCATAGAATTCGAGTGATAATCAggtttgtcttcttcttcaaattattatatttgtagCTCATGTAAGAAATCTCTTTAATAAGTTGGGTTCATGCTTTGCACAATGCTGGGGATGCCAAGGATGAACATGGTCAATACCTTTAGTGCTTATTGTTACACCCACGAAATCCTAGGAATCATCATTTGTTGGCATCTAATATTAACAGAATGACCCAAGAAGACATCCATTGTTTGGGTTAATTTTCTCAGTTGATTTTGTTGGTAGAACTACTAGTTGGCTTTGGTTGCATGGTCTAGACCTGTTGGCATTTCTAGATTATATGGTGATGAAGCTTAAAAACTTATTTGCCTTCATAAGATCGCCTTCTTATACATTCACAGGATATATTAACGTGTGTAGCATTTGATTTTTGATACCATCTAATCCTTATTCAGGTTCCGAAGCATTGTTTGCAGATCTTGGTCATTTCAACCGGACTTCTATTCAGGTTGGCTAGCAATACTGTTTTTATCTGTTAGAGTTTAATGTCTTTTGCTTCAGGTCTCTTACTTCTTCTATTCTTCCAACAGATAGCTTTCTTGTTTACGATCTACCCATCATTGGTTCTGACATATGCGGGGCAGACAGCCTACCTGATTAGGAACCCAAACGATCATGATGATGGGTTCTACAAGTTCATACCGACTAAAGTCTACTGGCCCATGTTTATCATAGCCACGTCAGCTGCAATTGTTGCAAGTCAGTCACTTATATCAGCCACATTTTCTGTCATCAAGCAATCTGTAGTACTGGGTTATTTCCCTCGAGTGAAGGTGGTACACACATCACGTAATAAAGAAGGCGAGGTTTACTCCCCAGAAGTGAACTACATCCTCATGGTTCTTTGTGTTGCTGTCATACTCATCTTTGGAGATGGAAAAGATATTGGAAATGCTTTTGGTATGGTTACTAAATAAGCCTGGTATATTTCTAATTGATATCTCATCATCAGTGCAGTGGAGTAGAATATAAGGCTAGTAGAATATTCTGACttgtgttttaaattaattttcatgctTATTAATGACCAAATTCATCTATTTCATGTTAATCAAGTAACAAATTGCTTTATTTTTGTCATGTATTTTGCTGGAGAGAATGTGCTGGACATTATAGTGGTGGTTATACCCATCATCATCACACTATATAACACCTCATGTGTTCCGTTCAACATTTTACTTAAGGCAATCCTTACGAAATTTCTGCTGTGATATTGCCTGCAGGTGTTGTTGTCAGCCTAGTCATGCTCATCACCACTGTGTTGCTGACACTGGTGATGATCATAATATGGAGAACTCCGCCTGTGCTTGTTGCTCTCTACTTCTTCGTGTTTTTCACGATGGAAGGCGTCTATGTGAGTGCAGTCTGCACTAAAATCCAGGAAGGTGGATGGATTCCTTTCGCCATATCATTTATCCTGGCTTTAATTATGTTTGGCTGGTTTTACGGGAGACAGACAAAAATAGAATACGAGTTAACTCACAGGATAACTTTGGACAGACTTGGAATGCTTTTATCAAATCCTAGTGTACAAAGGGTTCCCGGATTGTGCTTCTTTTAcaccaacattcaagatgggcttactCCAGTGCTTGGACATTACATAAAAAACGTGAAATCCCTTCATAACATCACTATATTCACAACTCTTCGGTACTTGTTGGTTCCTAAGGTGAATCCACTTGAGAGGATTGTCATTAGGGAAATGGTGGGGCTAAAAGGCATTTACGGGTGTGTGATTCAGTATGGCTATGCAGATTCCTTGAATCTTGAAGGAGATGATTTTGTTGGTCAAGTTACAGAGAGCTTAAAGGTGCATATACAGGACTTCTTAGATGGTGTACAATGTGGTACTACAGTGGCCGAGATCCAAGAAGAGATTTCTGATTTGGAAGAAGCAAAGCATGCTGGTGTGGTTCACATAAGAGGAAAGACGAGGTTTTATATTGGCAAGAGCTGTGGCTGGTTTGACAGAATCATGTTAGCATTTTATGAAGCCATGCACAATAACTGTCGGTCTGCCCTGCCAGCACTTGGGGTACCTCCACCACAGCGTATTGAGGTTGGAATGTTGTATGAGGCTTGAAAGGACGATTTTGTTCTTGGTGGGTGCCCCCATCCCCCCAAAGAAGAGATTTCTTAGTGTTAGGTTGATGTTTTATCCAGCTACTTCAAAAATATGATGCGGATAAAACAATGTTGCTAACCTGTATATTGGCCAgcagatattttgttaaaaatatgataggtttacaagtgaaatataataaataatctccaatcatttaatatcatattataagatGGTGAAAAGATGATAGTTAAATGAATGacgagtagcattattcttatatatattactggTAGATGTATCAAGAAAGCATATAAGTTTATATGATTTTGCACATGCCATCATGTCTATCTTTGAAGAGTAATTCACTCATTAATCAAATAGGAGCTGTGATAAATACTTGAAGTGTGAAATACCATTTTGACTTTTAATGGAAATAGGGTAGGTATCTTATTAAAATCTTATGGTGTAGTTCtctttttatgtattctttggttCGTCTAATTCCAATGTTAACATATtaggataatattaaaaacatgattttcagaacaataaagaaatttgtaGAGCGTAATTAAggaaagttaattttttaatttttaaaaaacatttgataaaaataatttttatttaagagattatttttttaatttaaaatggtATTTCactattttgtcattttttaaagtttctagaagtgattttttatttttaatggaaaagAGAGGTGCAttggaagttatttatttatttattttttatagtttaggCCCTCTTAGGGGATGATCCTAAGAATTAGAATTTTAAGAGTACAATtatatgagaaatgttttaatcataaaaaaatcatacaaaaataaaatcacaaactaACATGATTTATTGTGGTattttagattgtaaaattatttttattataaaatagatataaaatcaagtcatatcaatttataaatttattttgacgtAATCTATTTTTGAATGTAgcacttctttaattataagTTAGGTGATAGTTTGGTACATTGGAAGAAATTGGGATAGAAATGAGAGAAGGTGGCTTTGGTTTTTTGGTTATCATATAGCCCAATTGGCCCAATGGTGCGTGTGCTAATAGTTCTCGGCCTGGCCCAAGTAGACGTTTCCAACGTCACATGAATAGTTCTGACGTCGGTTTTGTAGAGTAAAAAATCTCAAGTTATATTGATTTCGTGGAAAGTAATTTGAGGGATGCAATCCCGATGGgagtattttaaaatcaaagaGAGAATCTAATTCTCAAGGATTGGATTGggtcatataaaaaaaaaaaaaaaaaaaaaggaagattgGATTGGGGATTTGGAAAAGCAAAATCAGAAGTATTCTCACGTATTTCTAggattcttctttcttctttcgtttcttttcctttttttctttaaattatccCACTCTTTTGAAATTTACAAAGGAGAAGAgggttaatataattaaattgaggaaaataatttgtaaatctTTAAGGTTTgtaatttggaaaaattttcttataagcAAGTTCGCGCACCAAATCAAGCATCGATATTGACATGTAAGacattcatttaataaaatgatgcgaattgaaaacataaatgattttcGTGATACAGAAAATCTTCTCCTTCTcttaaaatctttctttttttatttttcttttcaataaaagaaaGTCACGTCAGCGTTAGTACGTGATTTGATGCGCTAAAATGTTTGTATCTAACAAGGCTAGTATAATTTTGGcacactatttttaaaaaattaaaaaaatttagactcatatgaaaaaaatttcactttttaataaatgaatctCACTATGTTCAAAtagaaaatacattattttaatactatatctagcattactgtTAAATTGAAAATGCTGCCGTTGAGTTCAACAATGATCAAAAGCTATTTATAGACTTTTGTGACTATGATTCACGGAATAAGCATTATTACTAACAACGACAATGATCATGACCATTTGGTTAAATCGATTGCATGGTTTTAAACCATCTTGCggagattattaattaatatagcCTTTTACCTAGCTATCAGTTTTTACACCCAATCCGTACACCCATGTCATCGTTTCATGATTTTTAAACCTTGCCAATATGATAGAAGAACGTGGCCAATTAAGAGCATTTCTAATGaattatgcatttaatttgcatCTATATGTAAAATAGTCAAACATTCTTCAAGAAATCCTCTCTACCaatggtattatatatatatatatatatatatatatatatatatcactctATCTTTTCGTTCTTGGATGAAATagagaaattttgaataaattgttgaataaatctttatttgaatatatcgatctaaaatctcattttatatagaGAAATGAATTGTATACAAGtccttataaaaaagtgaaccacaccttaaaaaagtgtgaaaattattctttattaatactgggatccacttttttataaaagacttgtacgagatttgtctatttagaatttttttttttagaagaaagagaacttgtctatttggagcattactcttttatatattcatgttatattctacataattttttttttctagttctGTTTTTGTAGAATATAGCATTGAACTTTTTAAATCACCCACAAACCTCAATGTAACTAAATGATCATAATTAAGAACATTAATTTGATCTCAAGATCTTTGACATAAGAAAGCACCTTCAAATTGCATGGTAATGGAATCATGGCGCATTACGGCATTGGACTCTGCaaaacgatatatatatatatatatatatatattatacctCTTGAGTTTCTTTTAAGATTTGTTTGTCCAAATCACTAAGTTCATTGGCTGTGTCATGACTCATCGATCACTGATGATctgtaatcatatatatatatgcagatagatttattgttattaattaatattattattatttaaaaaaaaagaaaagaaaatgggaacAGATAGATATGGTCTATAAAGGTCAAAAGCGAATTCACCTAAGCGAAGATAATCATTAATGACCTTAATCAACTGCTACGTACATCACTA includes these proteins:
- the LOC108997067 gene encoding probable potassium transporter 17 isoform X1 — protein: MDSQLQPPTLSEVVVVDSSATDQCEQENRMDRWGTLVLAYKTLGVVFGGLVTSPLYVYPSMPLKSPTEEDYLGIYSIMFWTLTLIGVVKYASIALKADDQGEGGTFALYSLLCRHMNIGILSSNRASSNSSLAHSMHEGTGKKSQLGKFFESSMVARRVLLFVAILGMCMLIGDGILTPAISVLSAMDGLRAPFPSINKSLVEALSAAVLVVLFLLQKFGTSRVSFLFSPIMGAWTLTTPLVGIYSIIHNYPSIFKALSPHYIFHFFSRNGKEGWLLLGGTVLCITGSEALFADLGHFNRTSIQIAFLFTIYPSLVLTYAGQTAYLIRNPNDHDDGFYKFIPTKVYWPMFIIATSAAIVASQSLISATFSVIKQSVVLGYFPRVKVVHTSRNKEGEVYSPEVNYILMVLCVAVILIFGDGKDIGNAFGVVVSLVMLITTVLLTLVMIIIWRTPPVLVALYFFVFFTMEGVYVSAVCTKIQEGGWIPFAISFILALIMFGWFYGRQTKIEYELTHRITLDRLGMLLSNPSVQRVPGLCFFYTNIQDGLTPVLGHYIKNVKSLHNITIFTTLRYLLVPKVNPLERIVIREMVGLKGIYGCVIQYGYADSLNLEGDDFVGQVTESLKVHIQDFLDGVQCGTTVAEIQEEISDLEEAKHAGVVHIRGKTRFYIGKSCGWFDRIMLAFYEAMHNNCRSALPALGVPPPQRIEVGMLYEA
- the LOC108997067 gene encoding probable potassium transporter 17 isoform X2 — its product is MNIGILSSNRASSNSSLAHSMHEGTGKKSQLGKFFESSMVARRVLLFVAILGMCMLIGDGILTPAISVLSAMDGLRAPFPSINKSLVEALSAAVLVVLFLLQKFGTSRVSFLFSPIMGAWTLTTPLVGIYSIIHNYPSIFKALSPHYIFHFFSRNGKEGWLLLGGTVLCITGSEALFADLGHFNRTSIQIAFLFTIYPSLVLTYAGQTAYLIRNPNDHDDGFYKFIPTKVYWPMFIIATSAAIVASQSLISATFSVIKQSVVLGYFPRVKVVHTSRNKEGEVYSPEVNYILMVLCVAVILIFGDGKDIGNAFGVVVSLVMLITTVLLTLVMIIIWRTPPVLVALYFFVFFTMEGVYVSAVCTKIQEGGWIPFAISFILALIMFGWFYGRQTKIEYELTHRITLDRLGMLLSNPSVQRVPGLCFFYTNIQDGLTPVLGHYIKNVKSLHNITIFTTLRYLLVPKVNPLERIVIREMVGLKGIYGCVIQYGYADSLNLEGDDFVGQVTESLKVHIQDFLDGVQCGTTVAEIQEEISDLEEAKHAGVVHIRGKTRFYIGKSCGWFDRIMLAFYEAMHNNCRSALPALGVPPPQRIEVGMLYEA